A window of Devosia chinhatensis genomic DNA:
GGCTCTGGGGGTTGCGCTGTTCGGCCCCATGCTGGCCTGGGGCGGTCTTGACTGGATCATGCCCAATGCCGATCTCGGTAACTGGTCGGCCCGGCTCGCCTGGCCTCAGATGCAGCCCTACGAATGGGGCGTGGTCGTCCTGGCCATTGCCGGCCTTCTGGCCCTCCTGATGGCGCCGACCCGGCTCATCGCCATCCTCTCCATGGGTGTGCAGGGCGCAGCACTTGCCCTGATTTTCCTCCTGTTTGGCGCGCCGGACCTGGCCTTCACCCAGTTGATGGTCGAGGTGCTCTCTGTTGTGATCCTGACCTTCGTGATGAGCCGTCTGCGGCTCAGCGACCGTGACCCGCGGCCGTTCGAGGATTGGGCGCGTGATGGAACGCTGGCAATCGTCTGTGGGGCAGGGGTCAGTCTCCTGCTCATGCTGGTGCTCAACGGAACGCTTAATACCCGCCTGTCCGACCTGTTTACCGCAACCAGTGTGCCGATTGCGCATGGCCACAACATCGTCAACGTCATCCTGGTCGATTATCGCGGCTTCGATACGCTGGGCGAAATTTCCGTGGTCATGGGTGCGGGAATGGCGATCCTGGCGCTGCTGCGCCGCCGCAAGCCGGCTGTGCCGCTGGCGGCCGAGCCGCCCGCCAAGCCAGCCAGGCGGCGTCGGGCCAGGAAGGTCGCGCCATGAATACCGTGATTTTCCGCACGCTTGCGCCGCTGATCGTGGCGATCATGCTGATCTTTTCGCTCTATGTCTGTCTGCGGGGGCACAACGAGCCGGGCGGTGGCTTCATCGGAGGGCTCATCGCGGCTTCGGCCATGGCTGTTTTCGGCATGGCATCCGGCGTCAGCGAAGTAAGGCGGGCACTGCGTGTAGACCCTATGGCCATTGCCGGTTTCGGCGTCATCATCGCCGGTGCATCCGGCCTCCTGAGCCTGTTCATCGATGCGCCGTTCATGACCAGCATCTGGCTCTATGTCGATCTGGGGGAAACCGTGGTACCGCTGTCCACGCCGCTGGTCTTCGATCTGGGCGTCTATTGTGTGGTCTTCGGCACGCTCTCGGCCATTGCCCTGTCCCTGGAAGCCGACCGCGAGGAAGATCTCTGATGGATTATGTTCTCGCAGCTCTCGTCGGCTTGTTCATCGCGCTGGGCATCTATCTTCTCCTCTCGCGGTCCGTCATCCGCATGCTCATCGGCATGACCGTCTTTGGCAACGGCGTTAACCTGCTGATCTTTACCGCCGGGCGGGTGACGCGGGAGATTGCGCCGATCATCCCGCCCGGGCTCGATGTTCCCGCGGGACCCATCGCCAATCCTCTGCCGCAGGCCTTGATTCTGACCGCCATCGTCATCGGCTTCTCGATGTTCAGCTTCCTGTTGGTACTGGCCTTTCGCGCCTATCAGACCCTTGATGCCGACAATACCGACAACATGCGCCTGGCCGAGCCTGAACGGGCTCCGCAGCCGCCGCTGAGCTATTGATATGGACGCCTCTCTGCCACAAGCCATGATCGATACGCCGACGCTTATTGCCGAATGGGTGATCGTGCTCCCGGTCGTGCTGGCGCTCCTGGGTGCCGCAGGCCTGCTTATGGTGCGCCGGATCAACAAGGCGCCCCTTATCGGTGCCATCCTGGTCTTGGCCGCCATTATTGCCTGCGAGATCATGCTGCTCCTTGACGTTTTGGCCCACGGCCCCGTCAGTATGACCATGGGCCGCTGGCTGCCACCCTTTGGCATCAGCCTCACCGTCGACCTTTTCGGGGCCGCGTTCGCTCTGGCGGCCGCGTTGGCGACCCTTTTCATCCTGATTTATGCGGAAATCGACCGTGCAGAGGACGATGGCAAGGACGCCTTCCACGCCATGGTGCTGCTTTTGCTGGCCGGCGTCACCGGCACCTTCCTGACCGGTGATCTTTTCAACCTCTATGTCTGGTTTGAGGTGACCCTGATCGCTTCGTTCGGCCTGATTGTGCAGGGCGGGCGCCCGGCTCAGCTGGACGCCGCAGTGAAATACGGCTTCCTCAATTTTCTGGCGACCACCCTGTTCCTTTTGTCGCTGGGCCTGCTTTACGGCCTTTTGGGGACGCTCAACATGGCCGACATCATGCGCGTCGCTGCTGTAGCAAACCCCGCCGCCATGGCTGGCGTCGCTGCGCTCCTGCTTCTGGCCTTTGGCATAAAGGCCGCTGCCTTCCCGCTCAATGCCTGGCTTCCGGCTTCCTACCACACGCCGCCTGCCGCCATTTCCGCGCTTTTTGCCGGGCTTTTGACCAAGGTGGGTGCTTACGCCTTGCTGCGCACACTCGTGGCGATCCTGCCGGCCAGCCGCGATATGCTGGAGCCCGTCCTCGCGATCATTGCCGTTGCGACCTTGCTCATCGCCCCGCTTGGAGCGATAGCGGAAACCAATCTCCGTCGCGCTATCGGCTTCATCGTCGTTGGCGGAATCGGTGCCATCATGGTGGGCCTGGCTATCCCTTCGCAAACGGGTGTCGCCGGATCGGGATTTTATATCCTGCATGCCATCCTGGCCATGTCGGCGCTCTACATGGTTGCTGGGCTGGTCGAAAAACGCACTGGAGCCACCGACACCAGGCAGATGGGCGGCCTCTATGCGGCCAGCGCGCCGCTCTCGATCCTTTTCATCGTGCTGGTTCTGGCAAGCGCCGGCGTGCCGCCATTTCTCGGCTTCTGGCCCAAGCTGCTGCTCCTGCAGGCCAGCATCGCGCAAAGTGTCACCGCACAGACGCAGGACTGGATCGGGATTGCGCTGACGCTGGCGCTACTTGTCAACGCGGTTCTGACGCTGATCGCCGGTACGCGGCTTTGGGCCCATGTCTTCTGGCGGTCTGGTCCGGAAGGTGCGGGATCCGAGCATGTGCGCCCCGAGCTTGTGCCATTTGATCGACGCGGACGGCTTGGCCTCGGCACGACGGCGGTACTGACGGCTACGATTGTCCTGCTTGGACTTTGGCCTGCGCCTCTGCTCGACGCGATGCAGGCTGGCGCCGGAGACATCATCAATCCGGAACGCTATGTCGCGGCGACGGGCCTTGCGGAGGACAGTCCATGAACGCGGCCTTCCTCGTCGTTATCCTTGCACTGGGCTGGGCGGGAATGACCGGGTCTTTTTCCGGCCTTAACCTGCTTTTTGGGGCGGCTGTCGGTGGCGTGGCTGTGCTGCTGCTGCGCCACGGCCTGATCCGCAGCGGCGCTCTACGCCGGACCGGGCGCGTTCTGTCCCTTATTCTTCTGTTCTTGTACGAACTGATGATGAGCGCCGTGCGTGTGGCGCTTGTCGTATTCCGTCCCGATCTGGACAGCGCTATCCGTCCTGCGATCGTGGCCGTGCCGCTCAGTGTCAAATCCGATCTCGAAATCACGCTTCTTGCCAATCTGATCACGCTGACGCCCGGCACGCTGAGCGTGGATCTGTCACCGGACAAATCGGTGCTCTTCGTCCACACGCTGGTGCTGCGGGATCGTGAAGCCATGATTGCCGAAATCAAGAATGGCTTTGAGCAAAAGGTCTTGGAGGTGTTCGAGTGACCCCGGCAACCTTCATCGATTGGGCTAGCCTCATCGCCCTTGTGATGCTCACGCTTGCGCTTCTGCTGTCGCTGACGCGAATCGTCATCGGGCCATCGACATCCGACCGCGTCCTCGCTCTCGATCTGCTGACCATCGTCGTGATGGGCTTTGTCTGTGCGATCGCCATCCGCACCGGCCTGTCCCTCTACCTCGACATCGCCATCGCCGTCGCTCTGCTTGGTTTTCTCGCGACGATTGCCTTGGCGCGCTACATCCTTTTCCAGGCAGGCAAGGGGAGGGGGCCCTGATGCTGAGCGATCTGACGATCCTGGCCGGCGGCGTGCTTCTCATCGTCGGCAGTTTCTTCGTGCTGGCGGCCGCAATCGGGGTCATCCGCCTGCCCGATCTCTATACGCGCATGCATGCCGCATCGAAGGCCGGTGCAGTTGGCGGAGGATTGATCCTGATCGCCGTGGCATTGGTGGAACAAGATGTCGCAATCGCCATGCGGGCGATACTGGGCTTTATCTTCCTGTTACTGACCACGCCTTTGGCTGCCCATCTTCTCGCCCGCTCAAGTTATTTTGCAGGCTACAAGCCTTGCACAAGAACTGTTGTCGATGACATGAGCGGCAGCCCGGAACAAAATTCTGCCAATAAATAATGGTGGCTCGGCATCCATTGCTGGACTTAGTCTTGCGTGGGTCTAAAAATGGCCATAGTAAATGGTCAAGGCGAGGGCCGTTCCTTGGCTCCGTCAATAAGAAAAATTTGGAAGGTTGAAAAAATGAACGACGATACCGGCGCGTTCGTAAATGTTGATGCTGATTTGATAGAACTCAGCACTGAAATTGTCTCGGCTTATGTCAGCCACAACGCAGTCAGCCCTAGCGATTTGCCCCGGCTGATTGCGGAAGTCCACGGTGCCCTACGCAATCTCAAGACCAACGAAGCGCCAGCTCCCGTTGAAGAGCTCAAGCCTGCCGTGCCGGTGAAGAAGTCGATCGCGTCCGATTACATCATCTGCCTCGAGGACGGGAAGAAGTTCAAGTCGCTGAAGCGGCATCTGCGCACCCATTACAACCTGTCTCCGGAAGAGTATCGCGAGAAGTGGGGCCTGCCTGCCGATTACCCGATGGTGGCACCAAGCTATTCGGCGACTCGATCCAAGCTCGCCAAAGACAACGGTCTTGGTCGCAAGGCTGGCTGAACTGTCTGAAAGAACTGTCGGTTTTGCTGCAGGCCGCTCCCTTTGGGGCGGCCATCGTATTTTTATCTCCCAAAAATGAGACCAACTTATCCCCGGGTGGGTAGCCATCACGCAGGTTGTAGGAATATTATCCTACATTCTTCGGAGCTACCATGGATATCGCCTTTACTCCCACCTCGCGCAACAGGTCCTTCGCACCCCCGGCGGTACGCGCAGCCAATATGGCAGCAGCGCTTGTAGCTGACGAGACGAAGGTTTCCAAAGTTCTGATATTCAGTCAGAATCGGTGCCGCGCCAAAGCTGCGCGCGCCCGACAGTTGGCCATGTATCTCGCCCACGTGGTGCTTGGACAAAGCCTCACATCCGTCGGGCAAGCCTTTGGACGAGATAGGACTACTGTCTCCTATGCCTGTGCTCTGATTGAAGATTTGCGCGACGATCCGGCCTTCGATGCCGACGTCTCACGGCTGGAGCAATTGCTCGAGACCGCCGGAAAAATCAGCCATGACTGAGTCTTCCTCCCCTAACGATAGGCTTCCCGATGCTGTGTTGCGGCTGGGGGCAGGAAAGTCGGAAGAAACATTTCTGCGCGCCCACCATCTTGAGGCTTCACGCAGACTAACCCTTTTGTTCGGCAAGGCGGCCCTGGCGCAGCGGGTCACCATGTCCTACGACCCGGCGCGGGTTGGCGGTCGGCGCAGCCCAACGCAACAAGCGGACCTGGCGGACAGCGCCGCTCATGCGCGGCGTCTTCTGGCAGAACTGGCACGCAGGATGCCGCGCGATTGCTGGGATCTGCTGACCGATATTTGTGCTTTCGACAAAGGGTTGCAACAGGTCGAACAAGAGCGGGGTTGGCCGCGCCGCAGTGCCAAGCTCGTTCTGCGCATCGGTCTTGAACAATTTGCCGGGATCATGGGGCTCCGCGAGGTTGCGGAAGGCAGGCCAACGACGCCATCACGGACCTGGCTGCCGGAGCGGCCGCCGCTTTTTCCCGAGCCCCCGCATTAACGATGTCATCTTCGGTAATGTTCGCCTCGTCTCGCGGCGTGATATGGGTCATCGCACGATTGGAACAATGTTCGCGATGACCGGCAAGCTTCACACCATCCAATATCTCAGGGCCGTCGCTGCCACCCTCGTCCTAATATCGCACGCTCTGCTCTATCCACTGACCGGACATGTGCTGGCTTATGGTCGGCTGGGCTGGCTGGGCGTGATCCTGTTCTTTGCCATTTCCGGCTTCATCATGGTGATCGTCACCGGCCAGGAAAGCTTCGATCCGCTCGGCTTCCTCAAACGCCGGATCGTCCGCGTCGTCCCGCTCTATTGGGCCTTTACCGGCGTCGCGGCGCTTCTGGCATTGCTTGCCCCAGGCCTTTTCAAGACCACGATCTTTGATCTCGGACAGCTCGGCCTGTCCCTGCTATTCGTGCCGTTCTACAATCCGGCGAGCCATGGGCTGCACCCGCTCTACAAGCTGGGCTGGACACTCAACTACGAGATGTTCTTCTATGTCAGCTTCGCGCTGCTGGCCGTGTTCAGCGCCCGTAGGCGTGCCTTGGCACTGACGATCCTTTATGTCGTCCTGGCGACGATCGGCAGTGTTCTTCACCCTGCCGGAGCCATTCCAGCCTTTTACACCAGCTACATGCCGCTTGCCTTCGTGGCCGGGGTGTGGATGGGCATCTGGTCTCTGGAAGGCGCGTTGGCGCGGTGGGTTCCCAGGCTGGCGGGGCCGCTCTTGGTCACGGTCGTCCTTGGGCTGGGCATCGGTTTTCAGAGGGATATCGGTGTGGTGGAAGACGGCCTGAGCTTTGTCGCTCTGCTGGCCGCAGTGCTGGCCCTCATGGCGCTCAGTGTAGCCTTTGAAGCGAAAATGCCTCGGTTCAGCATCCTCGAGACGCTGGGAGATGCGTCCTATTCGATCTACCTGGTGCACATCTTTGCCGTCGGAGCCATTGCAGGAATGGCGCTGAAACTGATCGGGACCGAGAACGATGTGCTCGTCGCAGCGATCCTGCTGGCCGCCATTGTTGGCGGCATCGGCGCCGGATTGGTTCTATATCGCCTGGTAGAACGGCCGCTTATGCGTTCGCTCCGGCCCCGCGCCTAGGCCAAGGCTGCCCGGGCCTCGTTGCGAATGCGATTGACCATGGCAACCAGGCCGTTGGAGCGTTGTGTGGTCAGGTGTTCTCGCAGGCCCAATTCGTCGAAAAGCGCAATGGCATCTGTATTGGCGATGTCCTGTGCAGGCCTGTCCGAATAGAGGGCAAGAAGCACCGCGACGAGGCCTTGGACGATCATCGCGTCGCTTTCACCGCGGAAGCGGAGCGCTGGAACCCCATCGATGCTCTTGGGTTCCGCCACGAGCCAAACCTGCGAAACGCAGCCATTGACCTTGTTTTCCGGCGAGTGCTCGGCCTCCGAGAGCTTGTCGAGGCCCTGACCCAGTTCGATGATATAGCGATACCGATCTTCCCATTCATCGAGAAACGACAGGTTTTCGGCAATCTCTTGAAATGCTTGTGGCTGGCTCATGCGCCTTATCTAGGACATGCGATAGGTCAATGCCAGCGGGGCGCAAAGAAAAGCCGCAAGCACGGGGCGGTGCTTGCGGCCAAGGAGCCAGGAGCCGATGGAGTAATGTCGCTTGGGGAAGTGACGCGGCTTCTGGAGTTCAAGATCGGATGCCCCTTGGGGCACCGCGCTAGCCCGCCCGGTCCGGTCGAGGTCGAGGAAGGGGTACCGAACCGGAAGCCGCCAAATTGTGCATGGGATCAACGGCTGCCGGGTTAGTCTTGATAGCGGCGCTGGCCAAGGCCTTGCCACCGATGCAGGTGATGGTGTCGCACTCTATCGCTTCGATCTGTTCAGCCACGAACTGACTGCCGCGGGCCATCGCCTCGGATGATAGCGCGGAAGCTGTGGCGCCCATGTCTGCCTCTGGCCGGATGACCAGAAATGCGACAGTGAGCCAGAATGAGGAGCGAAGCAGAAACATCAGTCTTCCATTTGGGCGGGTCCATTTCCGCCGATTGATAACCAGCCTAGGGCGAGGCCCTTAAACTCCGTTGCGACAATTGGATAAAATTTGAGACAAATCCGGCGCTTCGTCCTTCGGCCGTGCAAGCTCTTGTTTACGCTAAAACTTGAAAGCCCCGCCCGGTGGAACCGCAAGCGCGCGCGCTTAAACCTGTCTTAGATGTTGGCGCGCAAGGCTGCGCACACGTTCCGGAACACATCCGGGCAGGCGGGTCGGTAACGGGCCGCGTCAGGGGCACAAGTCCCGAACAAGGCGTCGGTATAGTGAGTTCAGTAATGCGTAGCCTCAAGGTGTTCGGACCCAGCGGTGGGAATGATGCGGCGTCGACAGGCGCCGCTAATCGTCCCGAAATGCTGCGCCGCAAGACTATCGCCAACAACGCACGCCTGTTTTCGGTCACGGCTGCCCTGGGCCTTGTGCCAGCCATGTATCTGTTGATGACGGGCGGCGCGGTGCCGTTCCTCGTCGCCAGCCTGCTGCTGGCTGGCGGCATGATCAGTCTCTCCTTTTATCATCGCGGGCTGCTCGAAGCAGCGGCAGCCGGCCAGGTCACAACGCTCATGGCGTCGGGCCTTGTGCTGACCATCGCGGATCCGCGCCTGGTGGATGCCGGAATGGCAATGACCCTTATGGGTCCCGTCCTTGCCGCTCTCGTCTGCCGCAGGGTCCATCGCCGGGCCAGCTGGCTGGCTGCGAGTGCGGTGCTGGGTGTCGGCGCAATCGCCAGCGCGATCGGAATGAGCCCCGTCAGCCCCGATGCGCCGCAATTACTGGTTGCCTCAATCTTTGGCTTCTTCTCCGCTTTCGCCGTTGCCGCGCACAGCGCTCACCGGATCGCGGCCGCTTATGAAGTCCACGACAAGTCGCAGATCAGTGCCTATCGCCACCTGATCGAGCACGTGCAGGATGCCGTGCTGCGGTTCAGCGCCGATGGCGCCATTCTCTTGGCGTCGCGGTCTTCAGAAACCCTGTTCGGTTGCCCGCGCTATCAGCTTTCGGGGGAGAGCCTGGCCAATCGCCTGCATGTACTGGACCGCCCGGCCTACATGACAGCCTTTGCCGATGCCAATCAGGGTGGCCGGAACCGCACGATCGAGGTCCGGCTACGCCAGGATGATCCGCGCGCTTCGCACAGCGTTCCGCGTTTCATCTGGGTCGAAATGCAATTGTCGCCGATCCTGGACGAGACCGCTCCCGGCCGTCGCCACGAAGTGATTGCACTGCTGCGGGACATTACCGGTCGTAAGGATGCAGAAGCGGCCATGGCCGAGGCACGGCGCGCCGCTGAGGATGCGTCCCAGGCAAAGTCGCGGTTTCTTGCAACCATCGGTCACGAACTGCGAACCCCGCTCAACGCGGTCGTCGGCTTCTCGGAAATGATGACGAGCGGCATCGGCGGCGAGCTGTCGCACACGCACAAGGAGTATGCCGGCCTGATCCATCAGAGCGGCAAGCACCTGCTCGAAGTGGTAAGCATGCTCCTCGACATGTCGCGCATCGAGGCTGGCAAGTTCGAGATCCATGCTGAGCCTATGGCTCCGGCGGAGATTGTTCCATCTTGCCTCGCCATGGTCGAAACACTGGCTGCCGAGCGCAATGTGCGCGTTGTGTCCGACGTCGAACAGGACCTGCCGATGCTGACGGCCGATGAGCGGCTGTGCCGGCAGATCCTGATCAACCTGCTCTCAAACGCCATCAAGTTCAGCCATGACGGCGGGCTTGTGAGCGTTGTGGTCAAGCGCCAGGGCCAGTCCATCAATCTCTCGGTACGTGATCGGGGCATCGGTATGGCGCCTGCAGCCCTGGCGCGAATCGGCGAGCCCTTCTTCCAGGTTCAAGAGGGGCTGAATCGCAAATATGAGGGCACGGGTCTCGGATTATCCATCGTCAAGGGCCTGGTCGAGCTCCATGGGGGCACTTTGCGGGCCATGTCCGAAATTGGAGCGGGGACAACCATCACTGTTCTGCTGCCTATAAACGGTCCAGCAACCAAAGCCGGCGAAACTGCCGACATTGTTCACCTGCACCGAGAGCCCCTGGCGAGCGCCACTTCTGATTCATGGCAAAACGAAACAAGAAAAGCCCAATGAACGCTGCGACCCTTTCCCAGCCGATCCTGATGGCCGGCGGCGCCTTGCTGGGCACCGTGACGCGCGCCGGGCAATGGAGCCTGGCGCGGTATATGCGGGCTCCCCTCGCATCGACCGGTATTCTTGCCATGGTCACTCTGACGGCTCTGGCGGGCAGCAATGCGCTTTACTTTCAAACTGTCGAGCACCCGTCGCCCTTCTTTGCTCCGGCCCATAATACAGTCGCGGCTCTGCCCACGCCGGCCGTCGACCGTCCTGAGAACGTGCTGCCATCGATCGAGATCGCCCAGCCGGAAGCGGCGCCGGCCGTTGCAGCAGAGACTACAGGAAGCGTTGCGACGCCGGTAAGCGTGCCCGACGCGCCAGTCGGCAATGCCCAGATGTTCGCGGTGCAGAAGAAGCTCTTCGAACTCAACCTCTTTTCGGGAACGATCGACGGCTATTACGGCCCCAAGACCGCCGAAGCCATCAGGGCATTCGAACAGCGGAACGGCTTGACCCCGACCGGCAGCATGAACGCTACCGTGATGGACGCTATTCTTGCCTCCGACGCATCCGGCCGGGTAGCGCCCGCTGCGGCACCGTCACCTCAGCCCCAGGCAGCGATTGTTCAGCCGGTGGCAGCGCCTCCGCCGGTCCCGGTGCAGTCCGCGGTGGCCAATCCGCAGCAGGATCCGGTTGTGCGGCAATTGCCGCAATTATCGCCCGCTGAGCAGGCTTTCGATACCGTCGCGCAATCGGCCGCAAGTACGATCGATTCCATAATCGCGGTTGTGGACACCTCGCGCACGCCGCCCCAGGCAATGGCCAATCCGCCGGTGCCCAGCGCCTCCGCGGCAAACGTACCGTCCCAGCCTGCGCCGGCCGTCCCGGTCGCGTCGACGCCGGTACAACCGATGCCGGCGCCCGTCGCTCTGGCGACCAATAGCGCGAGTGCTGCACCGGCCAATCCGCCGACCCAGGCGGCCGCAACGCCCCCGGCCAATGACACCGAACTGGTGCGTCAGATCCAGACAGGCCTTGCCAGCCTTGGATTTTTCCAGGCGCCCGTCGATGGCAAGCCGGGACCGGAGACGGCGCGTGCCATTCGGGAATTCGAGAGCTTTTATCGCTACCGCATGACTGGCCAGGTACAGCCGGACCTCGTGGACCTGCTGCTCAAGGCCGGCGCGACCATTTAGGTGGGTAGCCTGCGCAGTGATATCTGGTGCATGGCCTTCGTGCGGCGGCACAATGACCTTGGCCAGATGTGCGTTGTGGCGCGGCGGGGCGATCCCATTGCCGGACAAGTCTTTATTGAAATCGACCATCTCGACGGCACACGATCGCTGCTGGTGCCAGCGCCGAGCGTGAGTCGGAACGACGACGGGGCAGGGCTGGTTTTCCAGCATCGTTTTCGACGTGTCGAGCCTGGCATCGTCCGCGACCGCATTGCCCGCGAGATCGATTTCGACCCCGACCTCTGGGTGTTGAGCCTCGATCTGAGGGGCGACGATGCTGGCGTCGATGTCATTGCCGCACGCTAGGTCAGTGCGGCGTCGCGCACTCAGCTGGCGCGACGCGCTCCGATGCGGGCAAGGGCTTCGATGGCCTGGTCCACCACCGGATTGTGGGCCGGCGCCAGACCGGGCGTCCGGCGGCTGGTTGCGGTGAATGGCTGGTATTGCGGCTTGCTCAGTTCGAGAAGGTTCACCTCCCCACGCCAGGCGCTCATCAGATAGGCCATGGATTCCGGCGACACATTGCCGAAGAGGCTGGCAAAATCGGCCAGGGCCTTCGAGCGGTCATAGTCGTGGCTCGTGGCATGGATCAGCACCTTGAGCCCATCATAGGCCGTAGCGCCGAAGGCGCGCAGGATGACGAACAGCGATGCGCCGGTCACATCATGGGCGATCTGGCCGCAGCGGACCTCGTCGAGACCAGTGATCTGGGCAAGCAGGCGTGTGACCTCCGGACGACGATTCTCCGAAAACAGCTTCATCAGCGCCTTGGTCAACTCGGCGCTGGCCACCGAAATCTGCTCGATGGTCCGTGCGATTGGCGCTACTGGCGTAGAGCGGTGGGCGAAGGCGTGGATCACCTTGAGGCGGTGCGCGTCGGACAGGTCAAAAAACGCGGGGGCGAGGAGCGCCGCGTCGAAATCACTGCGCTGGCCAAGGGCCTCGGCGACCATGTGGTCCATCTGTGCGGACCGCGCGAGGGCGCTGAGATAGGCGCCGCGCGGCACGATATGCTGGTTGGCGGCGAGGGCGCGGTAGACCTTGCGCGAATTCATCTGGAAGAGCTTGGCCAGCACCACGTTGGACAGACCATCGCGGCCAGCCAGAGTAGCGCAGGCCAGTACGTCGTAGCGGCCAATGATGTCCAGCATGGTCTGGTCGGACAATTCCGGCGCGCCTTCGAGAAACGCGATCAGGTCTTCACCGATATTCTCGACCACCAATTGCTCGAGCTTGGGAGAGAGCAGTTCCGCGCGACCCAGGATCGCTGCACCTTTGGCGCGGGCCTGCGGGCCAGCCGTGGGAAACAGCCGGGCGGCAAGGGTTTCGAACTGTTCCATTTCGGGAAGCGTGGGTTTTCCGCGCCTTGCATAGGCATCGCAGGCAGCGATGAGCAGGGTGTTGGTGCGATCCACACCACCCGTTTCGATCAGAAGCTGAAAGGTCTCGTAAGGCTGAAAACCAAGCATTTTAAGAAAGGACCGCCGACTCGCTCTGCATCAAAATCGATGCATCTTCACTCTTGCCGCCAATTCGTTAGCAGACTGTTAACCTTGACGATCTCTTAATGGGGTCAAGGCGCATGGGGCGATGCGTCGGACTATTCGACCAGAACTCGCAGCCTCCATTAGGGACGGAGGAGCGGCGTCTCAATGGAGGCCGGCTTGGGAAAGCTATTGAAATTTGCCGTGCGGAAAAAACCCGCCGACGACGGGAAGACGACCCACGGTGCCGCCCAGATCCTGATTTTCACCGGGGTGCGTTATGAACGCGGGTTACCCCCGCCATCTGATTCCCATGCCGAGGGTAAACGGCGGAAGCGCAAGCGGGGATAAATCTGGAATGCGGTTCCTGCGTCTTGTTGGCCTGCTGCTGCTGGCGGGATGTGCCACGGCCTGCGTATCGCGGCCGGTGGGCGATTTCGGTCGCGCGGAAAAGGGTGTCCTGCATGATCAGGTCATGCCCTATGTCGGCAGCAAGATCGCGGCCAATCGCGGTGAGCCGGTTTCAAACCTGAACCAGACCGACCAGGAGCGCGAAATGCACGATCGCACCTGGCGCTTCCTGATCGCCGCGCATAGCCGGGACTGGCTCTTCGACACCAATACCGAATTGCAGC
This region includes:
- a CDS encoding Na(+)/H(+) antiporter subunit B, which codes for MNTVIFRTLAPLIVAIMLIFSLYVCLRGHNEPGGGFIGGLIAASAMAVFGMASGVSEVRRALRVDPMAIAGFGVIIAGASGLLSLFIDAPFMTSIWLYVDLGETVVPLSTPLVFDLGVYCVVFGTLSAIALSLEADREEDL
- a CDS encoding Na+/H+ antiporter subunit C; its protein translation is MDYVLAALVGLFIALGIYLLLSRSVIRMLIGMTVFGNGVNLLIFTAGRVTREIAPIIPPGLDVPAGPIANPLPQALILTAIVIGFSMFSFLLVLAFRAYQTLDADNTDNMRLAEPERAPQPPLSY
- a CDS encoding proton-conducting transporter membrane subunit; amino-acid sequence: MDASLPQAMIDTPTLIAEWVIVLPVVLALLGAAGLLMVRRINKAPLIGAILVLAAIIACEIMLLLDVLAHGPVSMTMGRWLPPFGISLTVDLFGAAFALAAALATLFILIYAEIDRAEDDGKDAFHAMVLLLLAGVTGTFLTGDLFNLYVWFEVTLIASFGLIVQGGRPAQLDAAVKYGFLNFLATTLFLLSLGLLYGLLGTLNMADIMRVAAVANPAAMAGVAALLLLAFGIKAAAFPLNAWLPASYHTPPAAISALFAGLLTKVGAYALLRTLVAILPASRDMLEPVLAIIAVATLLIAPLGAIAETNLRRAIGFIVVGGIGAIMVGLAIPSQTGVAGSGFYILHAILAMSALYMVAGLVEKRTGATDTRQMGGLYAASAPLSILFIVLVLASAGVPPFLGFWPKLLLLQASIAQSVTAQTQDWIGIALTLALLVNAVLTLIAGTRLWAHVFWRSGPEGAGSEHVRPELVPFDRRGRLGLGTTAVLTATIVLLGLWPAPLLDAMQAGAGDIINPERYVAATGLAEDSP
- a CDS encoding Na+/H+ antiporter subunit E, producing the protein MNAAFLVVILALGWAGMTGSFSGLNLLFGAAVGGVAVLLLRHGLIRSGALRRTGRVLSLILLFLYELMMSAVRVALVVFRPDLDSAIRPAIVAVPLSVKSDLEITLLANLITLTPGTLSVDLSPDKSVLFVHTLVLRDREAMIAEIKNGFEQKVLEVFE
- a CDS encoding monovalent cation/H+ antiporter complex subunit F; this translates as MTPATFIDWASLIALVMLTLALLLSLTRIVIGPSTSDRVLALDLLTIVVMGFVCAIAIRTGLSLYLDIAIAVALLGFLATIALARYILFQAGKGRGP
- the mnhG gene encoding monovalent cation/H(+) antiporter subunit G, yielding MLSDLTILAGGVLLIVGSFFVLAAAIGVIRLPDLYTRMHAASKAGAVGGGLILIAVALVEQDVAIAMRAILGFIFLLLTTPLAAHLLARSSYFAGYKPCTRTVVDDMSGSPEQNSANK
- a CDS encoding MucR family transcriptional regulator, with protein sequence MNDDTGAFVNVDADLIELSTEIVSAYVSHNAVSPSDLPRLIAEVHGALRNLKTNEAPAPVEELKPAVPVKKSIASDYIICLEDGKKFKSLKRHLRTHYNLSPEEYREKWGLPADYPMVAPSYSATRSKLAKDNGLGRKAG
- a CDS encoding helix-turn-helix domain-containing protein; its protein translation is MDIAFTPTSRNRSFAPPAVRAANMAAALVADETKVSKVLIFSQNRCRAKAARARQLAMYLAHVVLGQSLTSVGQAFGRDRTTVSYACALIEDLRDDPAFDADVSRLEQLLETAGKISHD
- a CDS encoding DUF6456 domain-containing protein, whose translation is MTESSSPNDRLPDAVLRLGAGKSEETFLRAHHLEASRRLTLLFGKAALAQRVTMSYDPARVGGRRSPTQQADLADSAAHARRLLAELARRMPRDCWDLLTDICAFDKGLQQVEQERGWPRRSAKLVLRIGLEQFAGIMGLREVAEGRPTTPSRTWLPERPPLFPEPPH
- a CDS encoding acyltransferase family protein; the encoded protein is MTGKLHTIQYLRAVAATLVLISHALLYPLTGHVLAYGRLGWLGVILFFAISGFIMVIVTGQESFDPLGFLKRRIVRVVPLYWAFTGVAALLALLAPGLFKTTIFDLGQLGLSLLFVPFYNPASHGLHPLYKLGWTLNYEMFFYVSFALLAVFSARRRALALTILYVVLATIGSVLHPAGAIPAFYTSYMPLAFVAGVWMGIWSLEGALARWVPRLAGPLLVTVVLGLGIGFQRDIGVVEDGLSFVALLAAVLALMALSVAFEAKMPRFSILETLGDASYSIYLVHIFAVGAIAGMALKLIGTENDVLVAAILLAAIVGGIGAGLVLYRLVERPLMRSLRPRA
- a CDS encoding SufE family protein encodes the protein MSQPQAFQEIAENLSFLDEWEDRYRYIIELGQGLDKLSEAEHSPENKVNGCVSQVWLVAEPKSIDGVPALRFRGESDAMIVQGLVAVLLALYSDRPAQDIANTDAIALFDELGLREHLTTQRSNGLVAMVNRIRNEARAALA